One genomic segment of Myxococcales bacterium includes these proteins:
- a CDS encoding serine/threonine protein kinase — translation MGCPDENVLALLADGELPTDVRADHARHLDECAACRETVGSLVRLRHDPALAHTVASEPPPPGSAGRTATPATVHSLLPGDVVGRYQLERILGEGGLGVVWAARHVLTRKPVALKFTKFTDPDLTKRFLREARVGGVLRHPAVVEVHDIFESSPNGPLVMVMDLLVGESLDQLLARRGRITVPEALFVLRPVLSALAAAHALGIVHRDIKPANIFLESAHDGTGAVSGRLLDFGLARLTATEGAAAATSVLTRDKAFMGTPHYMAPEQLYGESDIDARADVWAVGVVLYECLSGKKPFEGGSVGQIMRSVSARPLSPLAEVVPDVAPDVAAAVSECLERDRAKRPFDVTLLLAVADRWLGVV, via the coding sequence GTGGGTTGCCCCGACGAGAATGTCCTCGCGCTGCTCGCCGACGGGGAGCTGCCGACCGACGTCCGCGCCGACCACGCACGCCACCTCGACGAGTGTGCGGCCTGTCGCGAAACCGTGGGTAGTCTTGTGCGCCTCCGCCACGACCCCGCCCTCGCGCACACGGTGGCCAGCGAGCCACCGCCGCCCGGCTCCGCAGGGCGCACCGCGACACCGGCGACGGTGCACAGCCTCTTGCCAGGCGACGTTGTGGGCCGCTACCAGCTCGAGCGCATCTTGGGCGAAGGGGGCCTCGGCGTCGTTTGGGCTGCTCGCCACGTGCTGACGCGTAAGCCCGTGGCCCTGAAGTTCACGAAGTTCACCGATCCCGATCTGACCAAGCGTTTCCTCCGTGAAGCACGCGTGGGTGGCGTCTTGCGTCACCCTGCCGTCGTCGAGGTCCATGACATCTTCGAGTCGTCCCCGAACGGGCCGCTCGTCATGGTGATGGATCTGCTCGTCGGCGAATCGCTCGATCAGCTGCTCGCTCGTCGTGGCCGCATCACCGTGCCAGAGGCGCTCTTCGTCTTGCGACCCGTGTTGTCGGCACTCGCCGCCGCGCATGCCCTTGGCATCGTGCACCGTGACATTAAGCCCGCGAACATTTTTCTCGAGAGCGCCCATGACGGAACCGGCGCTGTTTCCGGCCGACTCCTCGACTTCGGGCTCGCGCGCCTCACGGCCACGGAAGGCGCCGCGGCGGCGACGAGCGTGCTCACGCGCGACAAGGCCTTCATGGGCACGCCGCACTACATGGCCCCGGAGCAGCTCTATGGCGAGAGCGACATTGATGCGCGCGCCGACGTTTGGGCCGTCGGGGTCGTTCTCTACGAGTGCTTGAGCGGCAAGAAGCCCTTCGAAGGCGGCAGCGTCGGGCAAATCATGCGGAGCGTTTCGGCGCGCCCGCTCTCGCCGCTGGCCGAGGTCGTCCCCGACGTGGCGCCCGACGTGGCGGCGGCCGTATCGGAGTGCCTGGAGCGCGACCGCGCGAAGCGCCCCTTCGACGTGACGCTGCTCTTGGCCGTCGCCGACCGCTGGCTCGGCGTCGTGTAG
- a CDS encoding sigma-70 family RNA polymerase sigma factor — protein sequence MNEAELMDALEGLDLPALGTSVTQVAKFCVEKDVAPAHLGEAALVVACGARSAAALAEFERRYAAEFVGALSRFRLDRAAIDEISQRVREKLFVGDASSPPRILNYAGRGALVSFLRAVIVRTAIDVRRHEKLEPAPTDDAEPLLRVAQATDDPELENIRARYAAPFRDAIRDAVRSLDADERNALRLHVTEGLTLDEVARIYGVHRATAARWIQSARDQILLRTKRLLSERLRLSPPEFDSLVRLCRSRLELTFSGADAAP from the coding sequence GTGAACGAAGCCGAGCTCATGGACGCGCTCGAAGGCCTCGACCTTCCAGCCCTTGGCACTTCTGTCACTCAGGTGGCGAAGTTCTGCGTCGAGAAGGACGTGGCGCCGGCGCACCTCGGCGAGGCGGCGCTGGTGGTCGCCTGCGGCGCGCGAAGCGCCGCCGCGCTCGCCGAGTTCGAGCGCCGCTACGCCGCAGAGTTCGTCGGCGCGCTGTCGCGCTTCCGCCTCGATCGTGCCGCCATCGACGAGATCAGTCAGCGGGTCCGCGAAAAGCTCTTCGTCGGTGACGCCAGCTCGCCACCGCGGATTCTCAACTACGCCGGGCGCGGCGCGCTCGTGAGCTTCCTCCGCGCCGTGATCGTGCGAACTGCCATCGACGTGCGGCGTCACGAGAAGCTCGAGCCAGCGCCGACCGATGACGCCGAACCGCTGCTCCGCGTGGCGCAGGCGACCGACGACCCGGAGCTCGAAAACATCCGCGCCAGATACGCGGCGCCGTTCCGTGACGCGATCCGTGACGCCGTCCGCTCCCTCGATGCGGACGAACGCAACGCCCTGCGCCTTCACGTGACCGAAGGCCTCACGCTCGACGAGGTGGCACGCATCTACGGCGTGCACCGTGCGACGGCGGCGCGCTGGATCCAGTCGGCGCGCGATCAAATTCTGCTGCGCACCAAGCGCCTCCTGAGCGAGCGCTTGCGCCTGAGCCCGCCGGAGTTTGACAGCCTCGTGCGCCTTTGCCGGAGCCGCCTCGAACTCACGTTCTCCGGCGCCGACGCGGCGCCGTAA
- a CDS encoding PEGA domain-containing protein, producing the protein MLLRRVALLAFAAALLLASSASADEADTKGARDAFLRGAKLVREAQWAEALAAFEESAKVRPHAVTTFNIGACHRATGRYMLARRDFERALREHKKSGEKELSPALAEETRRAVDEVTKLQATWDLELLPDEATLSIDGAPLEAFTVDDRSVLLAGTLPPGPGAPAPKGAFRVLLDPGNHVLTVSRRGFADAVRNETLAPGTTKSLRLELDKLPATLRVASAPEGGQVTLDDFDVGLAPLTISRPAGRYRVTVKKKGFLPFETQAVVDPGQTVDVTAKLSVDKPSLVQRWWFWAGAGVVLAGAATTTYFLTRPEPERPPVDGGGLGWAVRAP; encoded by the coding sequence ATGTTGCTCCGTCGAGTCGCGCTCTTGGCGTTCGCTGCTGCGCTCTTGCTCGCCTCGTCGGCGTCCGCCGATGAGGCGGACACGAAAGGCGCCCGCGATGCGTTTCTTCGCGGCGCGAAGCTCGTGCGCGAAGCGCAGTGGGCCGAGGCGCTTGCCGCCTTCGAAGAGTCGGCGAAGGTGCGGCCCCACGCCGTCACGACCTTCAACATCGGGGCATGCCATCGCGCGACGGGGCGCTACATGCTCGCGCGGCGAGATTTCGAGCGCGCCCTTCGCGAGCACAAGAAGAGCGGCGAGAAGGAGCTGTCGCCGGCCCTCGCCGAAGAAACCCGCCGCGCCGTGGACGAGGTGACCAAGCTCCAAGCCACGTGGGACCTCGAGCTCCTACCCGACGAAGCCACCCTTTCCATCGACGGCGCGCCGCTCGAGGCCTTCACCGTCGACGACCGCTCCGTTCTGCTCGCCGGCACACTGCCACCGGGCCCCGGCGCGCCCGCGCCGAAGGGCGCCTTCCGCGTGCTCCTTGATCCCGGCAATCATGTGTTGACGGTCTCGCGACGTGGCTTCGCCGACGCGGTCCGCAACGAGACCCTCGCGCCGGGGACGACCAAGTCGCTGCGGCTCGAGCTCGACAAGTTGCCCGCCACGTTGCGCGTCGCCTCCGCACCGGAGGGTGGTCAGGTCACGCTCGACGACTTCGATGTAGGGCTCGCGCCCCTTACGATCTCGAGGCCCGCTGGCCGCTACCGCGTGACGGTGAAGAAGAAGGGGTTCTTGCCCTTCGAGACGCAGGCCGTCGTCGACCCAGGGCAAACGGTTGACGTGACCGCGAAGCTCTCCGTTGACAAGCCTTCGCTCGTGCAAAGGTGGTGGTTTTGGGCGGGCGCTGGCGTCGTCCTCGCCGGCGCGGCTACGACGACGTATTTCCTCACCCGCCCCGAGCCAGAGCGACCGCCCGTCGACGGCGGCGGACTCGGCTGGGCTGTCCGCGCGCCCTAG
- a CDS encoding serine/threonine protein kinase, with translation MLTAGAIVANRFQLGRQLGQGGMGAVWSATHTVTGKTVALKFLSGPSEADDDSRRRLLREARAACSVRHPNVVQVHDVLELEGGAPVLVMDLLEGESLGDRLERQTKLPPDELVRLVVPMVSALEAAHARGVIHRDIKPDNVFLANRPDGSVDVKVLDFGIAKVTKLDESSHETAKLTGTGAMMGTPYYMAPEQVYGERDLDARTDLWATGVLMYEGLAGVRPSEGANLGQILKLVTLGPFKPLLEAAPSTPPALARIVEACLQRDRGRRIASARELREALERFLAGNTFDGAALPAVEPPPPTREPVRSVHRGRRALIVAAALVLAGAAGGFAWLAPTRHGAPVGARATAPASPAPPSPPAPVESSPTTAAPQRVGAGSESVAGAVSAEPSKPPAPERPGARPRRAASPRQSHPSSPTATAPQAALSLSRPSDHVAPSSRALGVRCCALARLVGVRR, from the coding sequence GTGCTGACAGCGGGCGCCATCGTCGCAAACCGTTTCCAGCTTGGCCGCCAGCTCGGTCAAGGTGGCATGGGGGCCGTCTGGTCCGCGACGCACACGGTTACAGGCAAGACCGTCGCGCTGAAGTTCTTGAGTGGCCCGAGCGAAGCCGACGACGACTCGCGGCGTCGCCTGCTCCGCGAAGCGCGAGCTGCCTGTAGCGTTCGTCATCCGAACGTCGTGCAAGTGCACGACGTCCTCGAGCTTGAGGGGGGCGCGCCCGTTCTCGTGATGGATCTGCTCGAAGGCGAATCGCTCGGCGATCGCCTTGAGCGCCAAACCAAGCTCCCGCCCGACGAGCTCGTCCGCCTCGTGGTGCCGATGGTGTCGGCGCTCGAAGCGGCCCATGCGCGGGGCGTCATCCACCGTGACATCAAGCCAGACAACGTCTTCCTCGCGAATCGACCCGACGGCTCCGTCGACGTGAAGGTGCTCGACTTCGGCATTGCAAAGGTCACCAAGCTCGATGAGTCGAGCCACGAGACGGCGAAGCTTACGGGGACGGGCGCGATGATGGGCACGCCTTACTACATGGCGCCCGAACAGGTTTACGGCGAGCGTGACCTCGACGCCCGCACCGACCTCTGGGCCACCGGCGTCCTCATGTACGAAGGCCTCGCGGGGGTGCGACCTTCCGAGGGGGCGAACCTCGGACAGATTCTCAAGCTTGTCACCCTCGGACCCTTCAAGCCCCTCCTTGAAGCGGCGCCATCGACGCCGCCTGCTCTCGCGCGCATCGTCGAGGCATGCCTCCAGCGTGATCGCGGTCGGCGCATCGCCTCCGCGCGCGAGCTTCGCGAGGCCTTGGAGCGCTTCCTTGCGGGCAACACCTTCGATGGCGCCGCGCTGCCGGCCGTCGAGCCTCCGCCGCCAACGCGCGAACCGGTGCGGAGCGTGCACCGCGGCCGCCGTGCGCTCATCGTCGCAGCGGCGCTGGTGCTCGCGGGAGCCGCCGGGGGCTTCGCATGGCTTGCGCCGACGCGGCACGGCGCGCCCGTGGGAGCGCGAGCGACCGCGCCGGCGAGCCCCGCTCCTCCTTCTCCTCCCGCACCCGTCGAGTCGTCGCCCACGACCGCTGCGCCCCAGCGAGTCGGTGCCGGCAGTGAATCGGTCGCCGGCGCCGTGAGCGCAGAGCCTTCGAAGCCGCCCGCGCCAGAGAGGCCAGGCGCGCGCCCCCGGCGCGCCGCGAGCCCGCGCCAAAGTCACCCATCAAGCCCGACAGCGACCGCACCGCAGGCGGCGTTGTCGCTAAGCCGCCCTTCTGATCATGTTGCTCCGTCGAGTCGCGCTCTTGGCGTTCGCTGCTGCGCTCTTGCTCGCCTCGTCGGCGTCCGCCGATGA
- the lepB gene encoding signal peptidase I: MNKFTYGPAIPFTKARLWTRMPPERGDVMVFAYPEQPEQDFIKRVVALPGDKLEVKAGHPIINGWEVPSCLVGEFSYTAPDSGGKRTGELYIEFLEDEAYLTLFERDRTEPYQGPYFVKPGEAWVMGDNRNNSHDSRMWWGGQGGGVPFENIRGRALFVWLSVSDVGIDWSRLGAPVMGRPRLPAAMRGLEPALAKCLRERPSLDRTQPPRPK, encoded by the coding sequence GTGAACAAGTTCACCTACGGGCCTGCGATCCCCTTCACCAAGGCGCGACTTTGGACGCGCATGCCGCCGGAACGCGGCGACGTCATGGTCTTCGCGTACCCGGAGCAGCCAGAGCAAGACTTCATCAAGCGCGTCGTCGCCCTGCCGGGTGACAAGCTCGAGGTCAAAGCGGGCCACCCCATCATCAACGGTTGGGAGGTGCCCAGCTGCCTCGTCGGTGAGTTTTCGTACACCGCGCCCGACAGCGGTGGCAAACGCACGGGTGAGTTGTACATCGAGTTTCTCGAGGATGAGGCTTACCTCACGCTGTTCGAGCGGGACCGCACCGAACCCTACCAAGGCCCGTACTTCGTGAAGCCCGGTGAGGCGTGGGTGATGGGCGACAACCGCAACAACAGCCACGACTCGCGAATGTGGTGGGGCGGGCAAGGCGGCGGCGTTCCCTTCGAGAACATTCGCGGTCGCGCGCTCTTCGTTTGGCTCAGCGTCTCCGATGTCGGCATCGACTGGTCCCGTCTCGGCGCGCCCGTTATGGGCCGCCCTCGCCTCCCGGCCGCGATGCGCGGCCTCGAACCGGCTCTGGCGAAATGCCTTCGTGAGCGCCCCTCGCTCGACCGCACCCAACCGCCGAGGCCCAAATGA
- a CDS encoding S26 family signal peptidase, with protein MTTKPEEAAPPAEAHAAEAPDAASAPYRDAAMAPPVPPPSPLRAPLRSAYWAFWFFLLPFVFASLFVWGLTPPSGLEHAGVLGALEAIVREQPVPVGIVAFTAFAMALWSAHMRLPLARYAFPALRSDLPEAMRVPFQRAQTLLEEADAIVEKNAATIRRDLSAKEQAQLEEDLEGLRKAMSQRPFSEEAFVEALVRADGEVDVRLGRFRKSEIREYVESILVAVAVAMALRAFVVEAFKIPSGSMIPTLMSAITSS; from the coding sequence ATGACCACGAAGCCGGAAGAGGCGGCTCCGCCCGCGGAGGCTCACGCGGCCGAAGCCCCGGATGCTGCGTCGGCGCCTTACCGAGACGCGGCCATGGCCCCTCCGGTGCCGCCGCCGTCGCCGCTGCGTGCGCCGCTCCGCTCTGCGTATTGGGCCTTCTGGTTCTTCCTGCTTCCGTTTGTCTTCGCGAGTCTCTTTGTTTGGGGCCTGACGCCGCCGAGCGGACTTGAGCACGCCGGCGTCCTCGGCGCGCTCGAGGCCATCGTTCGCGAGCAGCCCGTGCCCGTCGGCATCGTGGCGTTCACCGCCTTTGCCATGGCCCTGTGGTCCGCTCACATGCGCCTGCCGCTCGCACGGTATGCATTCCCGGCCCTCCGCTCGGACCTCCCTGAGGCCATGCGCGTGCCGTTTCAGCGCGCCCAGACGTTGCTCGAAGAAGCCGACGCCATCGTCGAGAAGAACGCCGCGACCATTCGCCGCGACCTGTCGGCGAAGGAACAGGCGCAACTCGAAGAAGACCTCGAGGGCCTCCGCAAGGCCATGAGCCAGCGTCCCTTTAGCGAAGAGGCGTTCGTGGAGGCGCTCGTGCGCGCCGACGGCGAGGTCGACGTTCGCCTGGGTCGCTTCCGCAAGAGCGAGATTCGGGAGTACGTCGAGTCGATCCTCGTCGCGGTGGCCGTCGCCATGGCGCTTCGCGCCTTCGTGGTCGAGGCGTTCAAGATCCCCAGCGGCTCGATGATCCCGACGCTGATGTCGGCGATCACATCTTCGTGA
- a CDS encoding NAD(P)-dependent glycerol-3-phosphate dehydrogenase, whose amino-acid sequence MGNVAVLGAGSWGSALAKVLADKGDHVRLWARRSDLADEINRAHENSKYLPAARFPSTLSATSSLSVALDGADLVVFVAPSHATREVARMASPMVPRGATVVSATKGIENDSLMFMDEVLAAELHHDVTSRLAFLSGPSFAKELALEHPTGVVIASRNPAVRDAVMHRFHTPYLRVYGSDDVIGVECGGALKNVIAIAAGAIEGMGLGNNTRAILITRGLAEIARLAFARGGTPLTLAGLSGMGDLVLTCTGELSRNRTVGFELGKGRRLGEILASLGHVAEGVKTAKSAFDLSNKLKVEMPITHEVYAVLYQDKPVAEAAKTLMARDLSLEFDYPPS is encoded by the coding sequence ATGGGCAACGTAGCGGTGCTCGGAGCGGGCTCCTGGGGTTCGGCGCTCGCGAAGGTCCTCGCGGACAAGGGGGATCACGTCCGCCTTTGGGCGCGCCGAAGCGACCTCGCCGATGAGATCAACCGCGCCCACGAAAACTCGAAATACCTTCCCGCCGCTCGCTTCCCGTCGACGCTGAGCGCCACGAGCAGTCTCTCCGTCGCGTTGGATGGCGCCGACCTCGTCGTCTTCGTCGCGCCAAGCCACGCGACCCGCGAGGTGGCCCGCATGGCGTCGCCGATGGTCCCCCGAGGGGCAACGGTGGTGAGCGCCACCAAGGGCATCGAGAACGACTCGCTCATGTTCATGGACGAGGTCCTCGCCGCCGAACTCCACCACGACGTCACCTCGCGCCTCGCGTTCCTCAGCGGCCCGAGCTTCGCGAAGGAGCTCGCGCTGGAGCACCCCACGGGCGTCGTGATCGCGTCCCGCAACCCGGCGGTGCGCGACGCCGTGATGCATCGATTCCACACCCCGTACCTGCGCGTCTACGGGAGCGACGACGTCATCGGCGTGGAGTGTGGGGGCGCGCTCAAGAACGTCATCGCCATCGCGGCCGGGGCCATCGAGGGAATGGGCCTCGGCAACAACACGCGGGCCATCCTGATCACGCGAGGACTGGCCGAGATCGCTCGCCTCGCCTTTGCACGCGGCGGGACGCCGCTGACCTTGGCGGGCTTGTCGGGAATGGGGGACCTGGTCCTCACGTGCACCGGCGAGCTATCCCGAAACCGAACGGTAGGCTTCGAGCTTGGCAAGGGCCGCCGCTTGGGCGAAATCCTAGCCAGCCTTGGGCACGTCGCCGAAGGCGTAAAAACAGCCAAGAGCGCCTTTGACCTCAGCAACAAGCTCAAGGTCGAGATGCCCATCACCCACGAGGTCTACGCGGTGCTCTACCAGGACAAGCCTGTGGCCGAGGCCGCCAAGACGCTCATGGCACGCGACCTTTCTCTCGAATTCGATTATCCGCCCAGCTGA
- a CDS encoding sigma 54-interacting transcriptional regulator, translating to MPTLKWFPSEGAPRAFSIFKPITTVGRALGNDVPLSAAGVAEVHAQVLFDGRDFNLEEVDRTAEILINGKKKRRARLVHGDRVTLGTAEVAFSIFDEPQAAAPGTSDAGSSSPPSVPQDAALAGVRKLFEFSEKLLTLREIDALLEAMLDAVLEVTGGEKGLILLMDNAFDETRTVEPGKPVVRASRHVKREAIEGTAGVISDSIVKKVLDTGRPIIVSDALSDTQFGTSESVLALRLSSVMCAPLITHGHVIGAMYVGNDRVKGLFERSQLDVLSIFAGQASLILQNAMLLSTLRADKEKLAAELKDKRFGEIIGSCPSMMEVYRKLQKVATTDISVLITGETGTGKELIAREVHRRSNRATGPFVVINCGAIPENLIESELFGHVKGAFTGAVASRPGKFQVADKGTLFLDEIGELPLNLQVKLLRALQERVVYRVGDAKPEKVDIRIVAATNRVLEEEIRGGRFREDLYYRLNVVNIFLPPLRERGDDVLIIAKALLSKYADELASPVQGFTPQALAAIKKHNWPGNIRQLENRIRKGLVLCDRNLLGADDLDLGQNAESPILPLEKAKEEFQRKYVPEVLERNNGNRTQTARDLGVDPRTIFRYLEREQNPMPSGAIPGGGDKP from the coding sequence ATGCCCACCCTCAAATGGTTCCCCTCGGAGGGGGCGCCCCGCGCCTTCTCGATCTTCAAGCCCATCACGACGGTAGGTCGTGCGCTAGGTAACGACGTGCCGTTGTCGGCCGCGGGCGTTGCCGAGGTTCACGCTCAGGTGCTCTTCGATGGGCGCGACTTCAACCTCGAGGAGGTCGACCGCACAGCCGAGATCCTCATCAACGGCAAGAAGAAGCGCCGCGCGCGCCTCGTTCACGGCGATCGCGTAACGCTTGGCACCGCCGAAGTCGCCTTCAGCATCTTCGACGAACCGCAGGCCGCGGCGCCCGGTACCTCCGACGCCGGCAGCTCGAGTCCTCCGTCGGTGCCGCAAGACGCGGCGCTGGCCGGCGTGCGGAAGCTCTTCGAGTTCAGCGAGAAGCTGCTCACGCTGCGGGAGATCGACGCGCTCCTCGAGGCCATGCTCGACGCGGTCCTTGAAGTGACGGGCGGCGAGAAGGGCCTCATCCTCCTGATGGACAACGCCTTCGACGAGACGCGAACGGTCGAGCCGGGGAAGCCCGTCGTCCGCGCCTCACGGCATGTGAAGCGCGAAGCCATCGAGGGCACCGCCGGCGTCATCTCCGACAGCATCGTCAAGAAGGTCCTCGACACAGGCCGCCCCATCATCGTCAGCGACGCCCTCAGCGACACCCAGTTCGGCACGAGCGAGAGTGTGCTCGCGCTAAGGCTCTCGAGCGTCATGTGCGCGCCGCTCATCACGCACGGTCACGTCATCGGCGCCATGTACGTCGGCAACGACCGAGTCAAAGGCCTCTTCGAGCGCTCGCAGCTCGACGTCCTCTCGATCTTCGCGGGTCAAGCGTCGCTCATTCTCCAAAACGCCATGCTGCTCTCAACGCTCCGCGCCGACAAAGAGAAGCTCGCCGCGGAGCTCAAGGACAAGCGCTTCGGCGAGATCATCGGTAGCTGCCCGTCGATGATGGAGGTCTATCGGAAGCTCCAGAAGGTCGCGACGACGGACATCAGCGTCCTCATCACCGGCGAGACGGGCACCGGCAAGGAGCTCATCGCCCGTGAAGTGCACCGCCGCTCGAACCGCGCCACGGGCCCCTTTGTGGTCATCAACTGCGGCGCCATTCCCGAGAACCTCATCGAGAGCGAGCTCTTCGGCCACGTGAAGGGCGCCTTCACCGGCGCCGTCGCGAGCCGTCCCGGCAAGTTCCAGGTGGCCGACAAGGGCACGCTCTTCCTCGACGAGATCGGCGAGCTGCCGCTCAACCTACAGGTCAAGCTCCTGCGCGCGCTTCAAGAGCGCGTCGTGTACCGCGTCGGCGACGCCAAGCCCGAGAAGGTCGACATTCGCATCGTGGCGGCCACCAACCGGGTCCTCGAGGAAGAGATCCGCGGAGGCCGCTTCCGCGAAGACCTCTATTACCGGCTCAACGTGGTGAACATCTTCCTGCCGCCGCTGCGAGAGCGCGGCGACGACGTGCTCATCATCGCCAAGGCTCTCCTCAGCAAGTACGCCGACGAGCTCGCCTCCCCGGTCCAGGGCTTCACGCCGCAGGCTCTCGCCGCCATCAAGAAGCACAACTGGCCCGGCAACATCCGGCAGCTTGAGAACCGCATCCGCAAGGGTCTCGTGCTCTGCGATCGGAACCTCCTCGGCGCCGACGACCTCGACCTCGGCCAGAACGCCGAGAGCCCCATCCTGCCGCTCGAAAAGGCCAAGGAAGAGTTCCAGCGCAAATACGTCCCTGAGGTTCTCGAGCGCAACAACGGCAACCGCACGCAGACCGCGCGCGACCTTGGCGTCGATCCGCGGACCATCTTCCGCTACCTCGAGCGCGAACAAAACCCGATGCCGAGCGGAGCCATCCCCGGCGGCGGCGACAAGCCGTAG